In Marinobacter antarcticus, one genomic interval encodes:
- the lptC gene encoding LPS export ABC transporter periplasmic protein LptC, whose protein sequence is MAQSEKNSLLSTLAMTNKPRLRMLALAATIAATVFLLWRSDEPPITSYSDARQLRGDAEPDGFVINGSYTSYDETGHRKIVFTSPRIEQFEEENLATMESPNAELFSATEAEPWVLEAENGRLRRNEDQLYLTGNVRVVRTIGDRKATLVTESLTLDNIQGTVYTDEPVEITDSLGTTRAKGMKAWIDERIVELNSQVEGRYETIR, encoded by the coding sequence ATGGCACAGAGCGAAAAAAACAGCCTGCTTTCCACACTGGCCATGACAAACAAGCCCAGGCTTCGCATGCTGGCGCTTGCAGCCACCATTGCAGCCACGGTTTTCCTGCTGTGGCGGAGCGACGAGCCACCGATCACCAGCTACAGCGATGCCAGGCAACTTCGGGGCGATGCAGAGCCCGACGGCTTTGTAATCAACGGCAGCTACACATCTTACGATGAAACCGGCCACCGCAAGATCGTTTTTACAAGCCCTCGCATCGAACAGTTCGAAGAGGAAAACCTGGCTACCATGGAGTCGCCGAACGCAGAATTGTTCAGCGCAACCGAGGCCGAGCCCTGGGTCCTCGAAGCCGAGAATGGCCGCCTGCGGCGGAACGAAGACCAGCTATACCTGACCGGCAACGTTCGTGTGGTGCGGACCATTGGTGACCGAAAAGCGACACTGGTTACCGAGAGCCTGACCCTGGACAACATTCAAGGTACTGTCTATACCGACGAACCGGTAGAAATAACCGATAGTCTGGGCACGACCCGGGCTAAAGGCATGAAAGCGTGGATCGATGAGCGCATTGTGGAACTCAATTCCCAGGTGGAAGGACGTTATGAAACTATTAGATAA
- a CDS encoding KdsC family phosphatase: MTKLHSPLEEAWPEALLAKAARIKLVALDVDGIMSDGKIYFSAKGDELKGFNILDGLGLKQIMAAGINVAVITGRSSPLTEKRMKDLKIPHLMQGREDKRVALQELVNSLDILPEAIAYMGDDLPDLPAIRYAGLGVTVPNGYWLVREHADYCTRVSGGKGAVRELCDLLLTAGGHLDATLTPYLEP; this comes from the coding sequence ATGACTAAACTGCATAGCCCACTGGAAGAAGCCTGGCCAGAAGCCCTTCTGGCCAAAGCTGCGCGCATCAAGCTCGTTGCTCTGGACGTTGATGGCATCATGAGCGATGGCAAAATTTACTTCAGCGCCAAAGGCGACGAATTGAAAGGCTTCAACATTCTGGACGGGCTGGGCCTGAAGCAGATCATGGCAGCGGGAATCAACGTAGCCGTCATTACCGGCCGCAGCTCACCGCTCACCGAAAAACGCATGAAAGACCTGAAAATCCCCCATCTGATGCAGGGGCGTGAAGACAAAAGGGTCGCTTTGCAGGAACTGGTGAACAGTCTGGACATACTGCCGGAAGCTATCGCCTATATGGGTGACGACTTGCCGGATCTGCCCGCCATTCGCTACGCAGGCCTCGGAGTTACGGTTCCGAACGGATACTGGCTGGTGCGTGAGCACGCCGATTACTGCACCCGGGTTAGCGGAGGCAAGGGTGCAGTGCGAGAGCTTTGCGATCTGCTGCTGACAGCCGGAGGGCATCTGGATGCAACGCTGACGCCCTACCTGGAGCCATAG
- a CDS encoding KpsF/GutQ family sugar-phosphate isomerase: MTEQSTYDFRNSALQAIRIERDAISALENRIDDHFIRACEVIMACKGRVVVTGMGKSGHIGHKIAATLASTGTPAFFVHPGEASHGDMGMITSQDVVIAISNSGNTSEVITILPLIKRMGAPLISMTGNPNSTLSKEAVANLDVSVEAEACPLGLAPTSSTTATLVMGDALAVALLEARGFSAEDFAFSHPGGSLGRKLLLRVSDIMHTGDSIPTVSEDTTLSGALLEISRKGLGMTTVADATGAMTGIFTDGDLRRTLDKSIDVHTTPMRDVMTRNGRAIQPDQLAAEALNIMDELKINALPVVDKSGTLVGAINMHDLLRAGVI; this comes from the coding sequence ATGACTGAACAGAGTACATACGATTTTCGGAACTCCGCACTCCAGGCTATCCGCATTGAGCGGGATGCAATCAGCGCCCTGGAAAACCGCATCGACGACCATTTCATACGTGCCTGCGAAGTAATCATGGCATGCAAGGGCCGGGTGGTTGTGACCGGCATGGGCAAATCCGGCCACATTGGCCACAAGATTGCGGCCACCCTTGCCAGCACCGGAACACCCGCGTTTTTTGTTCACCCCGGGGAAGCCAGCCACGGCGACATGGGCATGATTACCAGCCAGGATGTGGTTATTGCCATTTCAAACAGTGGCAACACCAGCGAAGTGATTACCATTCTGCCACTTATAAAACGCATGGGCGCACCTCTGATCAGCATGACCGGCAATCCGAACTCCACACTGTCAAAAGAGGCTGTAGCGAATCTGGATGTCAGCGTTGAAGCGGAGGCCTGCCCGCTTGGCCTGGCGCCCACATCCAGCACAACGGCAACTCTGGTGATGGGCGATGCCCTGGCCGTTGCCTTGCTGGAAGCCCGGGGCTTCAGCGCGGAAGACTTCGCGTTCTCTCATCCCGGCGGCAGCCTTGGGCGCAAACTCCTGCTTCGGGTATCCGACATTATGCATACCGGCGATAGCATACCCACCGTTAGTGAAGACACCACTCTGAGCGGCGCATTGCTGGAGATCTCCCGCAAAGGCCTGGGCATGACCACCGTTGCAGACGCCACCGGCGCAATGACCGGTATTTTTACTGACGGCGACCTGCGCCGCACCCTGGACAAATCCATCGATGTGCACACCACGCCCATGCGGGATGTGATGACACGAAACGGCAGGGCCATCCAGCCTGACCAGCTGGCTGCAGAAGCACTCAACATCATGGATGAGCTCAAAATCAACGCACTCCCGGTTGTTGACAAGAGCGGCACCCTGGTAGGCGCCATCAACATGCACGACCTGCTTCGCGCCGGTGTGATTTAA
- a CDS encoding ATP-binding cassette domain-containing protein has protein sequence MGLRSYISLKDVVFSRSGRRIFDGVSLEIPRGKITAIMGPSGTGKTTLLRLIGGQIRPDSGSIVVDGHSVPELRRKELYSLREKMGMLFQSGALFTDLSVFENVAFPMRVHTKLPEDMIHDIVLMKLEAVGLRGARKLMPSELSGGMTRRVALARSIALDPELIMYDEPFAGQDPIAMGVLVKLIRDLNSSMGLTSVLVSHDVKESLSICHHACIISDGKIIGAGTPAELQDHPSEQVQQFLQGYPDGPVPFHYPSSAAAEDFGLTGGVV, from the coding sequence ATGGGTTTACGCTCGTACATCTCATTGAAGGACGTTGTATTTTCCCGCTCTGGGCGCCGTATTTTCGACGGTGTGTCCTTGGAGATTCCCCGTGGGAAAATTACCGCCATTATGGGCCCTAGCGGCACCGGTAAAACCACCTTGCTGCGCCTGATCGGCGGTCAGATTCGGCCGGACTCCGGCAGCATAGTGGTGGATGGCCACTCAGTACCTGAACTTCGCCGCAAGGAGCTTTACTCATTACGGGAAAAAATGGGCATGCTCTTCCAGAGCGGTGCGCTGTTTACCGATTTGAGCGTATTCGAGAACGTGGCTTTCCCGATGCGTGTGCACACCAAGCTGCCGGAAGACATGATTCACGACATCGTGTTGATGAAGCTTGAAGCCGTTGGGCTGCGGGGTGCCCGCAAGCTGATGCCGTCTGAACTTTCTGGCGGCATGACCCGGCGCGTTGCGCTTGCCCGGAGTATAGCGCTGGATCCGGAACTGATCATGTACGATGAGCCTTTCGCCGGTCAGGATCCGATCGCCATGGGTGTGCTGGTGAAGCTGATTCGTGATCTGAACAGCTCCATGGGGCTCACCAGCGTTCTGGTTTCTCACGATGTTAAAGAATCTCTGAGCATATGCCATCACGCCTGCATTATTTCGGATGGCAAAATAATTGGCGCAGGCACGCCCGCTGAGTTGCAAGATCATCCTTCTGAGCAGGTGCAGCAGTTTCTGCAGGGGTATCCGGATGGCCCGGTGCCGTTCCATTATCCGTCCTCTGCGGCGGCTGAGGATTTCGGGCTTACGGGAGGTGTTGTGTGA
- the mlaE gene encoding lipid asymmetry maintenance ABC transporter permease subunit MlaE: MIDKIASFGHSGISFVIAFGRAGRFLAGVLSGVPRPATGFPLLMKQLYSVGVLSLAIVVVSGLFIGMVLGLQGYTILSDFGSEAAIGQMIALTLVRELGPVVTALLFAGRAGSALTAEIGLMKATEQLSSLEMMGVDPLRRVIAPRLWAGFIAMPVLAIIFSMVGIWGGMLVGVEWLGVFEGSYWGNMQASVDFWDDVVNGVIKSVVFGFVCAWIAVYQGYDCVPTSAGISSATTKTVVYSSLAVLGLDFVLTAVMFGNF, encoded by the coding sequence GTGATCGATAAAATTGCTTCCTTCGGGCACAGCGGAATAAGTTTCGTTATCGCTTTTGGCCGTGCTGGCCGTTTTCTGGCGGGCGTACTGTCAGGTGTTCCACGCCCGGCAACCGGCTTTCCGCTTTTGATGAAACAGCTTTATTCCGTTGGCGTGCTGTCGCTGGCCATTGTTGTTGTATCTGGGCTGTTTATTGGCATGGTGCTTGGCCTTCAGGGCTACACTATCCTCAGTGATTTTGGTTCCGAAGCCGCTATCGGGCAGATGATTGCGCTCACTCTGGTGCGCGAGCTCGGCCCGGTGGTAACTGCCCTGCTATTTGCAGGGCGCGCAGGTTCGGCGCTCACCGCCGAGATTGGCCTGATGAAAGCGACCGAGCAGCTGTCCAGTTTGGAAATGATGGGCGTAGACCCCTTGCGTCGGGTCATAGCGCCCAGACTTTGGGCTGGCTTTATCGCCATGCCGGTACTGGCTATCATTTTTTCGATGGTGGGTATCTGGGGCGGTATGCTGGTTGGCGTGGAATGGCTCGGCGTTTTTGAAGGCTCCTACTGGGGCAACATGCAAGCCTCTGTGGATTTCTGGGACGACGTGGTAAACGGCGTTATCAAAAGCGTCGTGTTCGGTTTTGTCTGCGCCTGGATTGCGGTTTACCAGGGCTACGACTGTGTACCCACATCGGCAGGAATCAGCTCGGCCACCACGAAAACCGTGGTCTACTCC